The Festucalex cinctus isolate MCC-2025b chromosome 10, RoL_Fcin_1.0, whole genome shotgun sequence region tctagTCAGTACTCGGGCAGCAGAATCTTGGACCAGTTGGAGATTTGTCTTTTAGTTGGAGATGTATGACGATTGTTACCCCCAAAAGGATTGTGAAGCGTTCTGCTTTTTATCGTTCTCGTCGATGCTTAAGCAGCAGCTATTTGGGCCAAGTGAAGGCTTATTGTAAGATACTTGTAAAGtttgtttcctaaaaaaaaGGATTATGTCTTTACACTTTGCCAAGTGTTAGTCGGTACTgatgcagcagcattttggaccagTTGAAGAGTTGTCTTTGGAGACTTGGGCAAAGTGCTACTGCTCTAGTACCGACTAGAAGTTGAAAAAGTGGAAAGATTCACCATCTTTTATGGGCCAATAACCATTACTAAATTCACACATTCTTTGGCTTTACACtatgatgtttttatttaaaaaaataaaaataaaaaaaagtgaatcttTTCACTTGTCCTGGTTCTAGGTGACACAACAGTAGTATTTTACACCACTTGAAGCATTGTTTTCAGAGATTTGCGCCAAAGAATGTTTGgatttaatgttgttttttactCAAAAGGGGTTGTGAATATTTCCACTACTACTTGTTCTGGTCAGTACTCGAGCATCAGCAATTTTGGACCATCTGGACACTTGTGAagtgtcccaatatttttgtccaaCAGGTGTAGGCGTGAATTGTGTTGGAAGAAAATGCTGTCCCTGTGCATTAAGCCCATAAATTGACCAACTGCGGATTTTCCTCAATTATCTCTCTGAGCGTCCACATTGCACTCAATCTAAATGATCATTTCCCGTTGTTTTGGAAAACAATAGAGCAAAAGGAAACACTAATCGAGATCATCCCTTATGGAAACATCATTTTGAACTGACTGTTACCAGTCGATCCTGCCTCACCACTGAGCAAACGAGATGTTCGAAATGTGACAAGATGTCCGACACAAAGGTCAAACACAATGTGTGCGCCCACGGTGCATCGCTGCATCGTCTCATTCCTTGGCAGACACAGGCAGGAACAAGGAGAGAGGAGCAGGAACAGGATCACTCCCTAATATGACTCATGTGGGCTGTCACCAACAGGCCTTCGCTTTGACCGGGACGCTGGATGGCCGTCTGGATAGTTTTCGTGACCACTTAAGAAGGTAAAGACAAGGATTTGTGTTTTAAATTTCACTTGTAATTTATACAAGGATTTATATTTGTACCAAATTGTAGTCGGTACTTTGGCAgcatcatttttgaaaaaatatttggggTAAGCAATGTGTGGATTATGAATCGGAAAAGATTGTgaatttttccacatttactgTTCGATATTCAGGAACTGCGATCTATCCTCCTAGTTTTAGTCAATTTTCGAGCAAGTGCATTTTGGACCAGTTAAAGACTTGTCTTTAGAAACTTGCTTGAGGTAGACAATGTTTACATTTAGTGAGGCACCGTTCATGTTTGTTctccaaaaataattgtgaaatTTTACATTCCTCCCTGGTTCTAGTCAATACTTAGGCAGGAACATTTTTGAGGAATTAGAGACTTGTTTTCAGACACTAAAGACTAAAGAACATGTAATTTTGTTGATGTTGcattttgtcgtttttttttttccctccaaaaaACTATTGCGGACGTTTTCACTTCTCTTAGTTCTAGTCAGCGCTCAGGCAGCAGCATTTCAGAGCAGTTGGAGACTTGTACGTATTAGACCAGTTTCACTTTTGTCTTTAGAAACTTGCTTGAGGGAGACAATGTATGATTTTAGTCAGAGACTTATGATGTTTGTTCTCTTTGAAGggtcttgccttttttttttaattctagtcAGCACTCGGGCATCAGCGTTTTAGAGACAGTCTCGAGGTAAACAATGCGTAGATTTAGTCTGAAACTTTGGGACGTTTGTTTTTCAGAAAGGATTGTGAATCCTTCTAGTTCTAGTCAATACTCGAATAGCAGCAATTATGGAACAGCTACAGAGTAGATTTGTATTTAGAGACTTCCTTGAGGTAAACAAAGTGTAAATTTAGTAGAGGGTCTATGGCGGTCATCCTCTAAAAAGGATCATGAATCTTCACGGCACTTCTTATAGTTCTAGTAGGTACTCGGGCAGCAGCCCTTTTGACCAATAAGCTCAGTGAAGCATGCTCCATAAAATAACTTTGTCCTCTAGCGTTTGGGCTGCAGGTTGTTTTTAAAAGCGACCGCTGTTCTCCGTGCAGGTCATAAGTCTGATATCTACGTCTGTGTCCTTGACCAGAGAGCATCGGTGTCACTCACTGTCCATCAGGCTCACGTTGTCTCACACATACTCTGACAATCCTGCAGTGGCCGTCGCCTACCACCAGTTTTCCGTCTCATTACGTGCACATACACACGAGAAGGGCAAAGGAGGTGACCTGTTGCCCCTCCGGAACCAGAATCTTGGCAATCCGTCGGGTAGCGTTTCGCTCGACTGCAACAGAAGCCGCAGACAAACCCGAGCGTCAGACCTATTCTTTTACGTCTTGATATTACACCTCATGTCTGGGACACACACACGCGTCTTCTCAGTCATTCATATCACTGCCAGGCTGTAATTGCATAACCTGCAAAGACCTGCTTAATAATGCATGGTCAAAGTAGTCATGGCAGCCTGGTGCAAAACCTTACCGCGCGTGTGTGCTCTGCGGCTGCCATCACaaccaattgtttttttgttttttgttgttgttgcacttgAACACTTGATGTTAATCTGCATTCAAAAACGATGTGAAACATGAATAaatgattttaactcattcactgcctttgacaagtatacttgtcaattgtattttttagagcggtgctaaatgggggcgaatctgagcatgctccactgtaaatatcaaacttggaaacaactttactgatgcccaaccaccggtagatgacatcatagccccattttataggaaataaacacagtttcagagtccatgggagaaatggctgtattttggcaaacctacattgttctgctgtcaattataaaagaacgggacgggacaaaaagtagggagtctattctgttatttggtagattcggtttatatataattattgaatggaatatcacgtgagtattggaaatgtaaaaaaattctataatgactggcagtgaatgagtttaatgaAGAATGAATATAGTTATGGGGAAGAAAATCgacctaaaaaaatatatataatattgttaTATTAAATAACAAAGCGGCCCTGCCCACTTATTGCAACAGATACATAAAATCATGGAAGTCTAAAAGGTCCGAGCCAAAAAGTTGTACTTGAACACCGCGCGCTGTTTTCTGCTCTGCGACAACTGTACAGATGCGTTCAAAGAACACACGAAACGTCAGGCATATGACAACCCACATCGAAGAAGTAAAAATAGGCCTTCTACATTTTGAAAGAAACGTGATCGCTATGGTGGAAATGATATCTGATGATTCCCAGTTATGCAAGCGCCTCCTCCGCATTGTTGTTAACCAGGAAGAAACTCAACGATAAACTTCCTGCAAAGCTGCGGATGTGCGTCATCCTCTACAAAAGCGAGCATGTCGTCGTTGCTGCTCCGCGGCTTGTGGTCGTCGCAATTCGGTTCACATGGGGCTCGAGTGTTGGCGGCCGTAGCCGGCTTCCGTGGCGCTCGTGGCGGCAAGCAGCAACACACGGAAGCCGGAAGTAGCGAACTGGAGGTGGAACTCAAGAGACTGCCCGGGAAGGACGAAGGTGGATCACGAGTCTTCCATTGACACACGTCAAATTCATGCTAAATATAATACATAACAGATGcaaattgtttattattaaaaccgtaaggcattattgtgacccgttttgggctttttgatggttctgaccaagtcatttcaaaataagataacgcccaggggttaattaataataatggcgTTGAAGGTtgtcttttgatttttttaagctAAACGTGAATTTAGTGGGTGACTCGTCATTCCAAAAGTTTAGTGAATCACACTTCTAATTCAATTCAGCACTTGAGCATCAGCATTTCGGAATGAGCAGAGGCGTACTTTTGTTTGAGTTCTTTTAGACTTTATTGACGTAAACATAAACAATATGCGGATTTTGCGAAATGCTCATCATGCTTGTCTAAAAATTTGGGGGAACATTACACTTATAGTTCTAGTCGATACTCGGGCTGCAGCATTTTACGCCAGTTGGACACTTATTTTGACATACATGTTTGAGGTAAACAATTTATGGCTATAGTTTGAGGCCTACTCATAATGTTGCTTTTACTATTTCACAAAggattaagacttttttttttttttttttttttttttttttttttttttaagcgtttcCAAGATCTAGACCGCTGTGGAGCAAATACAGACTTTTAGAGAAATTAAACACATTATTGACATTATGATAATACTGCCTTGTGTGTCATCCATTTTGACTTCAGTTACAAACTTTTAGCTCTTGTCAAACATTTGCAGCAAGTCACAACTAATCATTGACTCAAGTTGTTCTACGCTTTTTGAAGTTCTGTTCCAATTTCATGGTACTTTATACTTATACTAAAATGTGTTCATTCTCTTCTTCAGGCATTGTGGAGGTGCTCATGTGCAGACACAAGGCCCGGAACGCTTTGGGTCATGTATTTGTGTCACAGGTGCGCATACACGAACGCAGTCGTACATGCACACGCATGATGACTTGAGTAAAGTATTGTGTGAGCAGATGAGGGAGCTGGTGTCCATGGTATCCAGTGACTCGACAGTGCGCGTGCTTGTCTTCAGGAGTTTAGTTCCTGGTGTTTTTTGTGCAGGTGAGCGCTGTACTAATAAAGCTCAAGTAAAGATTAAATAAAACAGAAGTGGTTTAAATTAAATTGTATGACTTTTGACATGATTGGTTTAAAATTCAAATTGTGTTACCGTTAGGGCATATGTTTAATTGTTttcttcacaaaaaaatgtgagtgTAAAATTCACATGGTTCTGACTTTTGAAAACAATTAGTTTTCAAATTAAATTCATGGTCTTTTGAtatttgcctaaaaaaaaatatatatatatatatgtttgactTTAAAGGGAGactatttttccacaaaatgttattttaaaatttaacattattgttgttgttttcagcaatattttaaaaattcaaattgtTCAATACTTGAAGCATATTTTTCCAAAACATTTTGGTTAGAACTTTTGAAACatatttttccagaaaaaaatatatcccacTGTCATTTTTGCTGGTCCTTGCAGGCGCAGACCTAAAAGAAAGGGCTTTGATGAACAATGAGGAGTCCGATCTGTTTGTTCACGGCCTGCGATCCCTCATGACTCAGATTGGTAAGAAATGAGAACAAATTTGAAGCTTttctattttgaatgtaaaaaaaaacatgacttgcTTCTTGTGTGTTGCTCAGCCTTGTTACCAATGCCCACCATAGCAGCCATTGACGGTGTGGCCGTGGGAGGTGGACTGGAGCTCGCCTTGGCCTGTGATCTCCGCACAGCTGGTGACACTAGAAATTGTTGACCTCTTAAAGAGATATTTTCCCGAATATTTCGGATGTGAATTTGCTGCACTTTTGAGCTctaaattttaaggaaaattccTTACAAATTTGACGTGTTTTTGCAGAAAAAATTGAATtgacattattttaatttttaggtaTATTTTCACCCAGAAacatcttaaagggatactttactcattgagacattttcagcagtaaaaagttaatatttcgtGTATAATTAATGACAActtcgttatttttcatgtacatttagtacattttaaaaagtaatttttctacttgctgtcaactgatgatgacatcccctgtgctgaggaagtagataatgaccaatcatatTCAATGAGTCAAGAATCCCTTTaaattgtttgacttttgactttgaggcatatttttccagaaaaataaagttaagttcgtttaaatttgttttaccTTTAATGTACATcgttttcttctttaaaaaaaagaaaaaaaaagttcaaaattcTTACAATAGTAATAGTCtttacagttatttatttatttgttggttattttatttatttatttatttatttatttatttatttattttgggcctATTGAAGCATATTTTTGGttgttaaaaattatatttctttatttatttattttaaagaaagttATTCCAGAACATTTGGGTGAAAAATTGTTTGACCTTTTGAGGAACATTTTTCCAAGATTTTCTTTAGTTTCAAATTCAAATCTTTGGActtttgaaaatgttgaatttaaaaTACGAATtgtttaacattaacattttaaactccaCAACGCACCTTTTAAAAGATGTAGGTTTAGAATATGTACTGATTGAGTTTTGATTCGCATTTACCCAGAACATTTTTCTTCTACATTCGAACTGCTTCGGCCTTAATGATACTCATCATCTTCAACCTTCACTCGTCCTCTTGTGTCTTTTCCCCAGCATGTTCTGCACAGATGGGCCTGATTGAGACGACGCGGGGGCTGCTCCCGGGGGCCGGTAAGACGTCACGCTTCAAAATCTTTACTCGGGGCAAAGAAATCCTTGACTttccgatttttatttttttgccacagGGGGCAGTCAGCGGCTGCCTCGCACTGTGGGACTGGCATTGGCAAAGGAGCTCATCTTCACAGGTGGTATCTGAACCcgcaaaaaagtacaaatgtgCAATATAGAGTTGAGCGGAATGATTtttgtattacaataaacaatatcagatttattataCATGAATTCTCCATCTCGTTCCAGTAGATGTCGATACTGCTTATGTTGTTGTGGCATAATGTGTTTCTACACTGAAGGCAAACATATACACAATTGTTCTAGGAACCGCGATATAGCGGGGGTTCACTAGTCCGCAGGGATCTGTATGGAGCATATATTTCTCCCTCCTCACAGGGAGGCGAGTAGGGGGGCAGGCAGCCGCCGAGATGGGCCTGGTGAACAGAGCAGTGCAGCAGGACCAGACGGGAGAGGCGGCGTACATGGAGGCGCTCGGCCTGGCCAGAGAGATCCTGCCCCAGGTCTGACTCTACCTTCTCTTCAGACCATTAAATCTTCCTTCAATTTATCATTCCCCCCCCTCCTCGCATCTTCCTTTGCGGGCTTCTGCCATTCCATATTTCTTCTACTCCGGCTCAGACGCCTGCAGTCAGCAAGGCCACGGTGGCGACCGAGTGGATAAATGGGCCAACCATGGTGTACACACAACaaaataagtttttatttttaagctatgatgtgtccactacagaggacattttttaaaacttaaatgccaggctcaaatacagttaaaataattcaaacaatacttttatGTGTTCTTAGGAGTCAtagaaaatataacatttaaagcctaaatttgttcaatataaagttttatacacttactttccctcttccctaaaaagtgcttgcactgaggtaAGCCATTTTCTtatatgatgcaatcaaaggtagcaaagccccacccctacacatttggtatcattggaaagctctgaatgtcctctatagagcacaaaattcaatcgtatgcactgggtgggagatattcaggtttaaacaggtccactacagaggacaaatttcaattgctggtagtcaggaggatatttcAGCTTTTAAAGGACTTTTTGTGAAGTGCTTCCATTCAGGTGTTAGCATTTCCTACTGAAGTCAAGGAAATAATTGCCCTGGAACACAGACTCCAATTGTGTTATTTCCCTGCCAAGTTAAGAAGAGGATGATTGAATCAAAGCTTTGTTTGACTTGAGTCAAATGATCAAACTGTCCACCAGGCTCCCATCGCTGTGCGGATGGCCAAAGAGGCGATGAACAGAGGCATGGAGGTACACAAGTTATTTAGCATTGTCGACATTTTACACCAATTGGACGCCATGACTGACATTTGACTCTTACAAGGTTGACATCACCTCAGCGATGGCCATCGAGAGGATGTGCTACGCTCAGGTAAACGACAACTCCACTCTTGAGCAAGTGTTCAGCTCTTGCGTTGGCTCTCGGTAGCTTGCGCAGGTGTACCAGCAGAATAAAAATGGCGGGTGTGTCGACCATTTCAGGTCATCCCGACACGGGACAGACGGGAGGGAATGGCGGCCTTCATAGAGAAGAGACCTCCGCGATACATCGGCGAAtaagctgtttttatttttggggaattaatcacttttttttttttctcccccccccccatcaaatGACACTAACTCATAAGGAATCAGTCCAAAATGTCATGTATGGTATAAGCCAGCTAAATAAAACTGTAAATGGCATGTTCTTGATTTCCTAATTAGAAATAATAACCAATAGTATCAAAGTGGATACTTGcatctcttctttttttattacaatgacTCATAATTAACAACAATAACAGCATACAATAAAATGTGATGCAACTCTTAACAAGCTAATACAGTTTCTCCTTTAGAGCATATTTACACATTCTATAACTGCTTTGAAGCTAACAAACATGCCCACTCATCTTACAGGGATAAAATCATAAtgttacgagaaaaaaaaaagttgttaaaaaaacaaaaaaaaaaatggacgcatTTGTGGCTGTGAATAAAATCGAATCGCATTACAGGAAAAAAGCCACGATGTTGCAAAAATGTAGTTGTAGAGAGAATAAAATCATAGCATTTAGAATAAAGTCATGATGTTTATGAAAATAATCGTGAACTCATAAGAATAGTCGTAACATGGGAATATCATTATGTGGCAAAAATAAAGTTGTGCAGTTGCAAGAATATCAACGGGAATATTTGTTctagtcaaaatattggggtaatttttttgtcatttaaaaactaaaaactgtttcaaacatcaaagcgtatgtcgggatggaagaatgttgatttgttgtgattgtattggtgttaatttttatttttttttgtgtgtgtgtgttctggaAAGCGcgttgtgacagttcaggctgtttgaaagcgctatataaataaacttgagttgagttgagaattttaaattatgcaagtgccggcaattaatttattagaaaaagAAGAGGATGAGAGCGTGCAGCGGATCAAAAAATGTCATAAcgttaaatgtcgaaagaatcaACACATAACAGAtgttcttcaaatttggcgggcaaaacatgttgataaaaagcctttttaatgaagtgattaatcatgattctaagatgtgattaatcctattaaaaaaatgtaagcgTTTGACTGCTCTAATTTTTTGACAGATAATTATGAACATTTTAACTCTGTATACAGACATCCATCTAATGTTagacttcatttttttgtgtgatatttTCATAGTTTGATGGCATGACAATAATATGAGGTATAAGTTTTGAgagaaacattttgttttttgagagaGAATCCAGCAGTTATGAGAGTCTTATTAGTCAATTTAGTTTGTAAAATTCCAACATTATCCTGAGATTTGACTGTTTTTCTCgtaaaattacaaattattcTCTGTATTATTTGGACTTTACACTCTATAAGTATACTACACATATGTCACTCCATCATCATTCTGTGTAGCTTAAATGACATTATTGACCTAAGTTTCATATTCTTTATGTTCTCATTTGACAGCACCTAAGTATCATTGCGGCATGCTCCAGCTCATCAAACAAGAACGAAATCTCATCGACTTTGAAGCGTACTTGTAACATtcgtatataatataaataaggtTTGTGTGCAAACGACTGCGTACTCTGTCCATTCACTGGAGACACTCACTCGGGTGTTGCAGGCCTGCTTAcctgaaagagaaaaagaatTAGATGATGTTAGagaaccttttaaaaaaaatccgacaCATATTTGAAGGGGGCCtgtatctttattttttatttttttttaccctggtGGACTTTATGGACGCGGTAGAGGGCGGACGGCGGTGGAATGGCCCATGCGCACCCGGTGGCGTTCCAGGCTTCCCAATATGCTCTCGGTAAGATGCCCGACGTCCGGGTGTGTTTGTGGGTTGGCGTGCACCCGCTCCAACTGCTGCAGGCCTCCTTCCTCCAACAGCATACTGCAATAGCGCCCGGCTGcgtacaaacacacaaaactgtcacaaataTTCATAATACTGTTAAGCCCGCCTATTTGCAAGACACTACTCATataggatttttctttttttttgactgaaaatCAAACGACTTGTCCGCGAATACTTTCTAAACATGAAATGTCTGACTCACCGTTCTTGCTGCAGACATGTTGCATGGCCCATGCAGCCCACAGTTGGACTCCTGGCGTGTGGAAGCACTCCAGCAGGGGAAAGAAGGGATTAAACGACCTAAAGGGCGACATGCATGTACGTCAGCAATATTTTCATATCACTTTGATGTCTTTGCAAGTCTTAACATGTTGTgcatttgtttgatttattcatGATAACCAGATTAAGGTCCGTGGACTAGTATGTTCTTTGTCCTCACCAGTAAGACAATTCAGTACACTAGTAGAACGACAAGGGAGAACTCATAAAAAGACAGACGTAAGAAATTAAACCTTAACAGTGAACTACTGGGCTGCACCAGTAACACTTGTCACATACCAGTAACTTCCAGTCTAAAATGCCCACTAGTGGTTTTTGCCTTACTGTAATTGTCATATTAGAAAACCAAAGTATGCAGAAATGTCATTCAGTTTGGGGAAAAACATTAGTAGGAAGATACAGTTTTCTACCAGTCCAGTGCGCTCGCTGAAATGGCCGACTAGTGAGAAATATATAGAGTAGATATAGTcatgttttggaattttcattatagtaacatttgatttttgcattttaaatttagttttagtgtttttttttaaattagttcagTTTGAGTTCTTAACTGTTAGTTttaacttttatatatatatattttttattttaactcattcgctcccggccattttcacaaaagcaatcccgtttgctcccggctgttttactggattttgactgattttggtgaGATCAAAGCACATCCTAGTACATAGTCCTCAAGTTGGATGCCGATGATAATGAATCAATGCTCAAGTAGTTTTCCAGAATTTCATACCTGTAGGCCACCATCTCGCAGTCAGGTGCAGGCCACTTCATGATGACATCGTGCTAGCAGAAGAGGAACACGTGAGGCTCAGTCtgactattttatttatgtatttttttttaaatcgcacTTTCCCAGTCGTGTCTCTTACCAGCTGCTCCAGCAGGGAGGACCTGAGTTCAGGGCCGAGCGTCCAGGCGTCCTTTCCCCGTGACGTCAGGTGCGCCAGGATGCCGGCGGCGAAGTAGCTCACTTCCACTTCGGGGCTGTGCAGCAGAGTCCTGATGTGGTCCAGGAAGGTGTGGACCATCAGTTCGCAGTGCAGCTCGCCCACCTCCGCTATGTTGTTCTAGCACACAAGAAGGTATGCAGTGAATGTGCGCTATATGACTCAGAGTTCATAAttctacaataataaaaattgctCACCAACAGGCCCAGAACCTTCTGCTGAATGGACGACTCGTTAGGAAAAGACTGTGGAGAAAGGACAAAGCAAGTGAGTCACTCTTCCCACACAGACATACATTATTACAGCTAATTAATACAACTTGCTGTTCTTTAACAACGAGCTAaatggcaaaattcacaaaAGTTAGAATTAACTTTAGAGGCACCTTTTGACATCATGAGACCAAGACCAACCCTAACAATTGTAAATGGACTCGCACCTCGAGAACCTTGATGAACAGGTCGAGTCCTTGGTTCTCAATAAAATGGCGGCAAGTTGTCGGCGACTCGTCGGTGAGGTTCCACAGTGCGCTCAGGGTGAACTTGAGGGTGGCGTCGGCCATGCCCTGAGTGGCCTTCTGACGAACGATGTGGAGCAGTTGCTGCGGGAAAGCAAATGGCGGATAGTATGTAAGCCATGAAACGTCATCACTCTGATGAAGGAAAATTTGGATCGTTACCTTCACTATGAACAACTCTGCTCCCAGCTGGGCAGTTTGCTCTGTGGACAACTAAGGAGAAAGACATTCAGAGGTTTATgtatgcacacatacacatgcataCATGCACTAACATACCTTGGCAGCCAGTATGGAAATGATGGCCACAGCCATCCTCTGCATATTCTGATCCTCGTGATTACAGAGCCACTGCATCACCAGTTTTGCTGCCTCAAACCTTGAAAATGAGCAccaaaaatgtctgtttttaaaCGTTGCATTTTTGCAcgtgtgtacctaatgttttggccAGTAAAGCATTCACTTCCTACCTGTTAAACGGCACCTCTTGTAAAATGCGGTCACTACAGAGAGACAGCAGGCAGTTCTTTTGTAACTGGAAAATAAAGAGAGAAACGTCATGTACTGTAGATGGCTGTCATCGTAGGGAGTGCATACACATTATTGAGACGCAAAGTATAGCCCCATATTGAATGTATTGAGTCATTGCTATTTTTGGGGCAAGATGACATGCAAGACTCGCCTATCTGTTGTTGCACTCTTGATGTTGTAGGGAATGCATACAGGCAAGTGGAGGCCATAGACACCCTCAAACCAGGTTAATTTATCCGTCTTTGTTGGGAGTGTAGACACACTACTAAGCAACCATGCCGAGTCTCATGTCATTATCACATTTCATGTATATGGTTCATCCGTGCACTCTAGTGGTATAGGTCCATTCATTTGTGCACTCCAGTGTTAAAGGGAGTGCATACAGGCAAGTGGAGGCCATTCACATTCTTGACCCATTTGTCTAGTATCAAATGGGACAGTGTcccatatcatt contains the following coding sequences:
- the echdc2 gene encoding enoyl-CoA hydratase domain-containing protein 2, mitochondrial, producing MSSLLLRGLWSSQFGSHGARVLAAVAGFRGARGGKQQHTEAGSSELEVELKRLPGKDEGIVEVLMCRHKARNALGHVFVSQMRELVSMVSSDSTVRVLVFRSLVPGVFCAGADLKERALMNNEESDLFVHGLRSLMTQIALLPMPTIAAIDGVAVGGGLELALACDLRTAACSAQMGLIETTRGLLPGAGGSQRLPRTVGLALAKELIFTGRRVGGQAAAEMGLVNRAVQQDQTGEAAYMEALGLAREILPQAPIAVRMAKEAMNRGMEVDITSAMAIERMCYAQVIPTRDRREGMAAFIEKRPPRYIGE